One window from the genome of Rhinolophus ferrumequinum isolate MPI-CBG mRhiFer1 chromosome 10, mRhiFer1_v1.p, whole genome shotgun sequence encodes:
- the LOC117028569 gene encoding 40S ribosomal protein S20-like → MAFKYTRKTPVEPEVAIHQIRITLTSHKVKSLEKVCADLIRGTKEKNLKVKGPVQMPIKTLSITIRKTPCGEGSKTWARFQMRIQKRLINLHSPSEIVKQITSISIEPGVEVEVTIADA, encoded by the coding sequence ATGGCTTTTAAATATACCAGAAAGACACCTGTGGAACCAGAAGTGGCGATTCACCAAATTAGAATTACTTTAACCAGCCACAAAGTAAAATCCTTGGAGAAGGTGTGTGCTGACTTGATCAgaggcacaaaggaaaaaaatctcaaagtaaaAGGACCAGTTCAGATGCCTATCAAGACTCTGAGCATCACTATAAGAAAAACTCCCTGTGGGGAAGGTTCTAAGACTTGGGCTCGTTTTCAGATGAGGATCCAGAAGCGACTGATTAACTTGCACAGTCCTTCTGAGATTGTTAAGCAGATTACTTCCATCAGTATTGAGCCAGGAGTCGAGGTTGAAGTCACCATTGCAGATGCTTAg